Proteins from a single region of Nomia melanderi isolate GNS246 chromosome 9, iyNomMela1, whole genome shotgun sequence:
- the Kpc2 gene encoding kip1 ubiquitination-promoting complex subunit 2 isoform X1: MAVTVSPKHFSINIISLEGNIANITVKPDFTIEKTKTMVMKHLYGNDKTKIPSKFRLIHSSKFKQLIDSNSINDEQINEHDTLMLVEVRPVPGKENLSDKALKGPNQAAILQATSDLPIINPPRFISPIECLADVNFQNEIRQILISLVKASAKSLMYSSESQEIYNVLKDKLQIKCNQINDENSIKELMGKGYSRKRILKALRLTKSDLTRAVDWLIEHQDDPEDDDDGDADGDGDDDDDELLAIERDNDKHVTGPSSSTGSKNKSFKETCTELFTGGSPKEGNLLSILDLLLQSYYRDKKINFKPNSKAKQLLLEMGFDEKSIVDALKITGNNLANACEWLLGDRGHSLQDLDEGLDPESPIYNAIMNNPHIQLNLTKSKMFLVYLSIIEFPTTINMWIHVPHVLDQILQIYQDKKHSNHVNQYAGHFVHVSPQQSSP; encoded by the exons ATGGCAGTTACCGTATCGCCAAagcatttttctattaatattataag CCTTGAAGGTAATATTGCAAACATTACTGTAAAACCAGACTTTACCATTGAGAAAACGAAAACAATggtaatgaaacatttatatggCAATGACAAGACAAAAATCCCTTCTAAATTCCGATTAATACATTCATCTAAATTTAAACAACTTATAGATAGTAATAGTATAAATGATGAGCAAATAAATGAACATG ATACATTAATGTTAGTAGAAGTTCGTCCAGTACctggaaaagaaaatttatcagATAAAGCTTTGAAAGGTCCAAACCAGGCAGCAATATTACAAGCAACTAGTGATTTACCTATAATTAATCCACCTCGTTTCATTTCACCGATTGAATGTCTTGCAGATGtaaat tttcagaATGAaatacgacaaattttaatatcaCTTGTAAAAGCATCTGCAAAATCTTTAATGTATAGTTCAGAATCACAGgagatttataatgttttgaagGATAAGTTACAAATCAAATGTAATCAAATTAATgatgaaaattctataaaagaacTAATGGGAAAGGGTTATTCtcgtaaaagaattttaaaagctCTTCGTTTAACAAA ATCAGATCTGACAAGAGCAGTAGATTGGTTAATAGAACATCAAGATGATCcagaagatgatgatgatggtgatgctgatggtgatggtgatgatgatgatgatgagttGTTAGCTATTGAAAGAGACAATGATAAACATGTTACAGGTCCCAGTTCATCTACTGGTTCAAAAAACAAGTCTTTCAAAGAAACATGTACTGAATTATTTACAGGAG GTTCACCAAAGGAGGGAAACTTACTTAGCATCCTAGATCTTTTGTTGCAAAGTTATTATCGTGATAAGAAAATAAACTTCAAACCTAACTCTAAAGCAAAACAGTTACTTTTGGAAATGGGATTTGACGAGAAAAGTATTGTTGATGCACTGAAGATTACTGGGAATAATCTAGCTAATGCT TGTGAATGGTTGCTTGGAGATAGGGGACATAGTTTACAAGATTTAGATGAAGGCCTTGATCCAGAGAGTCCAATTTATAATGCAATTATGAATAATCCACACATTCAACTTAATCTTACAAAGTCTAAAATGTTCTTAG TGTATTTATCTATAATAGAATTTCCAACAACAATAAATATGTGGATTCATGTTCCACATGTTCTTGATCAAATACTTCAAATTTATCAGGATAAAAAACATTCCAATCATGTAAATCAATATGCAG GACATTTTGTGCACGTGTCACCACAGCAATCTTCACCATAG
- the Kpc2 gene encoding kip1 ubiquitination-promoting complex subunit 2 isoform X6, producing MVMKHLYGNDKTKIPSKFRLIHSSKFKQLIDSNSINDEQINEHDTLMLVEVRPVPGKENLSDKALKGPNQAAILQATSDLPIINPPRFISPIECLADVNFQNEIRQILISLVKASAKSLMYSSESQEIYNVLKDKLQIKCNQINDENSIKELMGKGYSRKRILKALRLTKSDLTRAVDWLIEHQDDPEDDDDGDADGDGDDDDDELLAIERDNDKHVTGPSSSTGSKNKSFKETCTELFTGGSPKEGNLLSILDLLLQSYYRDKKINFKPNSKAKQLLLEMGFDEKSIVDALKITGNNLANACEWLLGDRGHSLQDLDEGLDPESPIYNAIMNNPHIQLNLTKSKMFLVYLSIIEFPTTINMWIHVPHVLDQILQIYQDKKHSNHVNQYAGHFVHVSPQQSSP from the exons ATggtaatgaaacatttatatggCAATGACAAGACAAAAATCCCTTCTAAATTCCGATTAATACATTCATCTAAATTTAAACAACTTATAGATAGTAATAGTATAAATGATGAGCAAATAAATGAACATG ATACATTAATGTTAGTAGAAGTTCGTCCAGTACctggaaaagaaaatttatcagATAAAGCTTTGAAAGGTCCAAACCAGGCAGCAATATTACAAGCAACTAGTGATTTACCTATAATTAATCCACCTCGTTTCATTTCACCGATTGAATGTCTTGCAGATGtaaat tttcagaATGAaatacgacaaattttaatatcaCTTGTAAAAGCATCTGCAAAATCTTTAATGTATAGTTCAGAATCACAGgagatttataatgttttgaagGATAAGTTACAAATCAAATGTAATCAAATTAATgatgaaaattctataaaagaacTAATGGGAAAGGGTTATTCtcgtaaaagaattttaaaagctCTTCGTTTAACAAA ATCAGATCTGACAAGAGCAGTAGATTGGTTAATAGAACATCAAGATGATCcagaagatgatgatgatggtgatgctgatggtgatggtgatgatgatgatgatgagttGTTAGCTATTGAAAGAGACAATGATAAACATGTTACAGGTCCCAGTTCATCTACTGGTTCAAAAAACAAGTCTTTCAAAGAAACATGTACTGAATTATTTACAGGAG GTTCACCAAAGGAGGGAAACTTACTTAGCATCCTAGATCTTTTGTTGCAAAGTTATTATCGTGATAAGAAAATAAACTTCAAACCTAACTCTAAAGCAAAACAGTTACTTTTGGAAATGGGATTTGACGAGAAAAGTATTGTTGATGCACTGAAGATTACTGGGAATAATCTAGCTAATGCT TGTGAATGGTTGCTTGGAGATAGGGGACATAGTTTACAAGATTTAGATGAAGGCCTTGATCCAGAGAGTCCAATTTATAATGCAATTATGAATAATCCACACATTCAACTTAATCTTACAAAGTCTAAAATGTTCTTAG TGTATTTATCTATAATAGAATTTCCAACAACAATAAATATGTGGATTCATGTTCCACATGTTCTTGATCAAATACTTCAAATTTATCAGGATAAAAAACATTCCAATCATGTAAATCAATATGCAG GACATTTTGTGCACGTGTCACCACAGCAATCTTCACCATAG
- the Kpc2 gene encoding kip1 ubiquitination-promoting complex subunit 2 isoform X8 codes for MLVEVRPVPGKENLSDKALKGPNQAAILQATSDLPIINPPRFISPIECLADVNFQNEIRQILISLVKASAKSLMYSSESQEIYNVLKDKLQIKCNQINDENSIKELMGKGYSRKRILKALRLTKSDLTRAVDWLIEHQDDPEDDDDGDADGDGDDDDDELLAIERDNDKHVTGPSSSTGSKNKSFKETCTELFTGGSPKEGNLLSILDLLLQSYYRDKKINFKPNSKAKQLLLEMGFDEKSIVDALKITGNNLANACEWLLGDRGHSLQDLDEGLDPESPIYNAIMNNPHIQLNLTKSKMFLVYLSIIEFPTTINMWIHVPHVLDQILQIYQDKKHSNHVNQYAGHFVHVSPQQSSP; via the exons ATGTTAGTAGAAGTTCGTCCAGTACctggaaaagaaaatttatcagATAAAGCTTTGAAAGGTCCAAACCAGGCAGCAATATTACAAGCAACTAGTGATTTACCTATAATTAATCCACCTCGTTTCATTTCACCGATTGAATGTCTTGCAGATGtaaat tttcagaATGAaatacgacaaattttaatatcaCTTGTAAAAGCATCTGCAAAATCTTTAATGTATAGTTCAGAATCACAGgagatttataatgttttgaagGATAAGTTACAAATCAAATGTAATCAAATTAATgatgaaaattctataaaagaacTAATGGGAAAGGGTTATTCtcgtaaaagaattttaaaagctCTTCGTTTAACAAA ATCAGATCTGACAAGAGCAGTAGATTGGTTAATAGAACATCAAGATGATCcagaagatgatgatgatggtgatgctgatggtgatggtgatgatgatgatgatgagttGTTAGCTATTGAAAGAGACAATGATAAACATGTTACAGGTCCCAGTTCATCTACTGGTTCAAAAAACAAGTCTTTCAAAGAAACATGTACTGAATTATTTACAGGAG GTTCACCAAAGGAGGGAAACTTACTTAGCATCCTAGATCTTTTGTTGCAAAGTTATTATCGTGATAAGAAAATAAACTTCAAACCTAACTCTAAAGCAAAACAGTTACTTTTGGAAATGGGATTTGACGAGAAAAGTATTGTTGATGCACTGAAGATTACTGGGAATAATCTAGCTAATGCT TGTGAATGGTTGCTTGGAGATAGGGGACATAGTTTACAAGATTTAGATGAAGGCCTTGATCCAGAGAGTCCAATTTATAATGCAATTATGAATAATCCACACATTCAACTTAATCTTACAAAGTCTAAAATGTTCTTAG TGTATTTATCTATAATAGAATTTCCAACAACAATAAATATGTGGATTCATGTTCCACATGTTCTTGATCAAATACTTCAAATTTATCAGGATAAAAAACATTCCAATCATGTAAATCAATATGCAG GACATTTTGTGCACGTGTCACCACAGCAATCTTCACCATAG
- the Kpc2 gene encoding kip1 ubiquitination-promoting complex subunit 2 isoform X4 — MAVTVSPKHFSINIISLEGNIANITVKPDFTIEKTKTMVMKHLYGNDKTKIPSKFRLIHSSKFKQLIDSNSINDEQINEHDTLMLVEVRPVPGKENLSDKALKGPNQAAILQATSDLPIINPPRFISPIECLADNEIRQILISLVKASAKSLMYSSESQEIYNVLKDKLQIKCNQINDENSIKELMGKGYSRKRILKALRLTKSDLTRAVDWLIEHQDDPEDDDDGDADGDGDDDDDELLAIERDNDKHVTGPSSSTGSKNKSFKETCTELFTGGSPKEGNLLSILDLLLQSYYRDKKINFKPNSKAKQLLLEMGFDEKSIVDALKITGNNLANACEWLLGDRGHSLQDLDEGLDPESPIYNAIMNNPHIQLNLTKSKMFLVYLSIIEFPTTINMWIHVPHVLDQILQIYQDKKHSNHVNQYAGHFVHVSPQQSSP; from the exons ATGGCAGTTACCGTATCGCCAAagcatttttctattaatattataag CCTTGAAGGTAATATTGCAAACATTACTGTAAAACCAGACTTTACCATTGAGAAAACGAAAACAATggtaatgaaacatttatatggCAATGACAAGACAAAAATCCCTTCTAAATTCCGATTAATACATTCATCTAAATTTAAACAACTTATAGATAGTAATAGTATAAATGATGAGCAAATAAATGAACATG ATACATTAATGTTAGTAGAAGTTCGTCCAGTACctggaaaagaaaatttatcagATAAAGCTTTGAAAGGTCCAAACCAGGCAGCAATATTACAAGCAACTAGTGATTTACCTATAATTAATCCACCTCGTTTCATTTCACCGATTGAATGTCTTGCAGAT aATGAaatacgacaaattttaatatcaCTTGTAAAAGCATCTGCAAAATCTTTAATGTATAGTTCAGAATCACAGgagatttataatgttttgaagGATAAGTTACAAATCAAATGTAATCAAATTAATgatgaaaattctataaaagaacTAATGGGAAAGGGTTATTCtcgtaaaagaattttaaaagctCTTCGTTTAACAAA ATCAGATCTGACAAGAGCAGTAGATTGGTTAATAGAACATCAAGATGATCcagaagatgatgatgatggtgatgctgatggtgatggtgatgatgatgatgatgagttGTTAGCTATTGAAAGAGACAATGATAAACATGTTACAGGTCCCAGTTCATCTACTGGTTCAAAAAACAAGTCTTTCAAAGAAACATGTACTGAATTATTTACAGGAG GTTCACCAAAGGAGGGAAACTTACTTAGCATCCTAGATCTTTTGTTGCAAAGTTATTATCGTGATAAGAAAATAAACTTCAAACCTAACTCTAAAGCAAAACAGTTACTTTTGGAAATGGGATTTGACGAGAAAAGTATTGTTGATGCACTGAAGATTACTGGGAATAATCTAGCTAATGCT TGTGAATGGTTGCTTGGAGATAGGGGACATAGTTTACAAGATTTAGATGAAGGCCTTGATCCAGAGAGTCCAATTTATAATGCAATTATGAATAATCCACACATTCAACTTAATCTTACAAAGTCTAAAATGTTCTTAG TGTATTTATCTATAATAGAATTTCCAACAACAATAAATATGTGGATTCATGTTCCACATGTTCTTGATCAAATACTTCAAATTTATCAGGATAAAAAACATTCCAATCATGTAAATCAATATGCAG GACATTTTGTGCACGTGTCACCACAGCAATCTTCACCATAG
- the Kpc2 gene encoding kip1 ubiquitination-promoting complex subunit 2 isoform X5, with product MAVTVSPKHFSINIISLEGNIANITVKPDFTIEKTKTMVMKHLYGNDKTKIPSKFRLIHSSKFKQLIDSNSINDEQINEHDTLMLVEVRPVPGKENLSDKALKGPNQAAILQATSDLPIINPPRFISPIECLADVNFQNEIRQILISLVKASAKSLMYSSESQEIYNVLKDKLQIKCNQINDENSIKELMGKGYSRKRILKALRLTKSDLTRAVDWLIEHQDDPEDDDDGDADGDGDDDDDELLAIERDNDKHVTGPSSSTGSKNKSFKETCTELFTGGSPKEGNLLSILDLLLQSYYRDKKINFKPNSKAKQLLLEMGFDEKSIVDALKITGNNLANACEWLLGDRGHSLQDLDEGLDPESPIYNAIMNNPHIQLNLTKSKMFLVYLSIIEFPTTINMWIHVPHVLDQILQIYQDKKHSNHVNQYAGRQKNQD from the exons ATGGCAGTTACCGTATCGCCAAagcatttttctattaatattataag CCTTGAAGGTAATATTGCAAACATTACTGTAAAACCAGACTTTACCATTGAGAAAACGAAAACAATggtaatgaaacatttatatggCAATGACAAGACAAAAATCCCTTCTAAATTCCGATTAATACATTCATCTAAATTTAAACAACTTATAGATAGTAATAGTATAAATGATGAGCAAATAAATGAACATG ATACATTAATGTTAGTAGAAGTTCGTCCAGTACctggaaaagaaaatttatcagATAAAGCTTTGAAAGGTCCAAACCAGGCAGCAATATTACAAGCAACTAGTGATTTACCTATAATTAATCCACCTCGTTTCATTTCACCGATTGAATGTCTTGCAGATGtaaat tttcagaATGAaatacgacaaattttaatatcaCTTGTAAAAGCATCTGCAAAATCTTTAATGTATAGTTCAGAATCACAGgagatttataatgttttgaagGATAAGTTACAAATCAAATGTAATCAAATTAATgatgaaaattctataaaagaacTAATGGGAAAGGGTTATTCtcgtaaaagaattttaaaagctCTTCGTTTAACAAA ATCAGATCTGACAAGAGCAGTAGATTGGTTAATAGAACATCAAGATGATCcagaagatgatgatgatggtgatgctgatggtgatggtgatgatgatgatgatgagttGTTAGCTATTGAAAGAGACAATGATAAACATGTTACAGGTCCCAGTTCATCTACTGGTTCAAAAAACAAGTCTTTCAAAGAAACATGTACTGAATTATTTACAGGAG GTTCACCAAAGGAGGGAAACTTACTTAGCATCCTAGATCTTTTGTTGCAAAGTTATTATCGTGATAAGAAAATAAACTTCAAACCTAACTCTAAAGCAAAACAGTTACTTTTGGAAATGGGATTTGACGAGAAAAGTATTGTTGATGCACTGAAGATTACTGGGAATAATCTAGCTAATGCT TGTGAATGGTTGCTTGGAGATAGGGGACATAGTTTACAAGATTTAGATGAAGGCCTTGATCCAGAGAGTCCAATTTATAATGCAATTATGAATAATCCACACATTCAACTTAATCTTACAAAGTCTAAAATGTTCTTAG TGTATTTATCTATAATAGAATTTCCAACAACAATAAATATGTGGATTCATGTTCCACATGTTCTTGATCAAATACTTCAAATTTATCAGGATAAAAAACATTCCAATCATGTAAATCAATATGCAG GCAGACAGAAAAATCAAGATTAA
- the Kpc2 gene encoding kip1 ubiquitination-promoting complex subunit 2 isoform X2 produces the protein MAVTVSPKHFSINIISLEGNIANITVKPDFTIEKTKTMVMKHLYGNDKTKIPSKFRLIHSSKFKQLIDSNSINDEQINEHDTLMLVEVRPVPGKENLSDKALKGPNQAAILQATSDLPIINPPRFISPIECLADFQNEIRQILISLVKASAKSLMYSSESQEIYNVLKDKLQIKCNQINDENSIKELMGKGYSRKRILKALRLTKSDLTRAVDWLIEHQDDPEDDDDGDADGDGDDDDDELLAIERDNDKHVTGPSSSTGSKNKSFKETCTELFTGGSPKEGNLLSILDLLLQSYYRDKKINFKPNSKAKQLLLEMGFDEKSIVDALKITGNNLANACEWLLGDRGHSLQDLDEGLDPESPIYNAIMNNPHIQLNLTKSKMFLVYLSIIEFPTTINMWIHVPHVLDQILQIYQDKKHSNHVNQYAGHFVHVSPQQSSP, from the exons ATGGCAGTTACCGTATCGCCAAagcatttttctattaatattataag CCTTGAAGGTAATATTGCAAACATTACTGTAAAACCAGACTTTACCATTGAGAAAACGAAAACAATggtaatgaaacatttatatggCAATGACAAGACAAAAATCCCTTCTAAATTCCGATTAATACATTCATCTAAATTTAAACAACTTATAGATAGTAATAGTATAAATGATGAGCAAATAAATGAACATG ATACATTAATGTTAGTAGAAGTTCGTCCAGTACctggaaaagaaaatttatcagATAAAGCTTTGAAAGGTCCAAACCAGGCAGCAATATTACAAGCAACTAGTGATTTACCTATAATTAATCCACCTCGTTTCATTTCACCGATTGAATGTCTTGCAGAT tttcagaATGAaatacgacaaattttaatatcaCTTGTAAAAGCATCTGCAAAATCTTTAATGTATAGTTCAGAATCACAGgagatttataatgttttgaagGATAAGTTACAAATCAAATGTAATCAAATTAATgatgaaaattctataaaagaacTAATGGGAAAGGGTTATTCtcgtaaaagaattttaaaagctCTTCGTTTAACAAA ATCAGATCTGACAAGAGCAGTAGATTGGTTAATAGAACATCAAGATGATCcagaagatgatgatgatggtgatgctgatggtgatggtgatgatgatgatgatgagttGTTAGCTATTGAAAGAGACAATGATAAACATGTTACAGGTCCCAGTTCATCTACTGGTTCAAAAAACAAGTCTTTCAAAGAAACATGTACTGAATTATTTACAGGAG GTTCACCAAAGGAGGGAAACTTACTTAGCATCCTAGATCTTTTGTTGCAAAGTTATTATCGTGATAAGAAAATAAACTTCAAACCTAACTCTAAAGCAAAACAGTTACTTTTGGAAATGGGATTTGACGAGAAAAGTATTGTTGATGCACTGAAGATTACTGGGAATAATCTAGCTAATGCT TGTGAATGGTTGCTTGGAGATAGGGGACATAGTTTACAAGATTTAGATGAAGGCCTTGATCCAGAGAGTCCAATTTATAATGCAATTATGAATAATCCACACATTCAACTTAATCTTACAAAGTCTAAAATGTTCTTAG TGTATTTATCTATAATAGAATTTCCAACAACAATAAATATGTGGATTCATGTTCCACATGTTCTTGATCAAATACTTCAAATTTATCAGGATAAAAAACATTCCAATCATGTAAATCAATATGCAG GACATTTTGTGCACGTGTCACCACAGCAATCTTCACCATAG
- the Kpc2 gene encoding kip1 ubiquitination-promoting complex subunit 2 isoform X3, with protein MAVTVSPKHFSINIISLEGNIANITVKPDFTIEKTKTMVMKHLYGNDKTKIPSKFRLIHSSKFKQLIDSNSINDEQINEHDTLMLVEVRPVPGKENLSDKALKGPNQAAILQATSDLPIINPPRFISPIECLADVNNEIRQILISLVKASAKSLMYSSESQEIYNVLKDKLQIKCNQINDENSIKELMGKGYSRKRILKALRLTKSDLTRAVDWLIEHQDDPEDDDDGDADGDGDDDDDELLAIERDNDKHVTGPSSSTGSKNKSFKETCTELFTGGSPKEGNLLSILDLLLQSYYRDKKINFKPNSKAKQLLLEMGFDEKSIVDALKITGNNLANACEWLLGDRGHSLQDLDEGLDPESPIYNAIMNNPHIQLNLTKSKMFLVYLSIIEFPTTINMWIHVPHVLDQILQIYQDKKHSNHVNQYAGHFVHVSPQQSSP; from the exons ATGGCAGTTACCGTATCGCCAAagcatttttctattaatattataag CCTTGAAGGTAATATTGCAAACATTACTGTAAAACCAGACTTTACCATTGAGAAAACGAAAACAATggtaatgaaacatttatatggCAATGACAAGACAAAAATCCCTTCTAAATTCCGATTAATACATTCATCTAAATTTAAACAACTTATAGATAGTAATAGTATAAATGATGAGCAAATAAATGAACATG ATACATTAATGTTAGTAGAAGTTCGTCCAGTACctggaaaagaaaatttatcagATAAAGCTTTGAAAGGTCCAAACCAGGCAGCAATATTACAAGCAACTAGTGATTTACCTATAATTAATCCACCTCGTTTCATTTCACCGATTGAATGTCTTGCAGATGtaaat aATGAaatacgacaaattttaatatcaCTTGTAAAAGCATCTGCAAAATCTTTAATGTATAGTTCAGAATCACAGgagatttataatgttttgaagGATAAGTTACAAATCAAATGTAATCAAATTAATgatgaaaattctataaaagaacTAATGGGAAAGGGTTATTCtcgtaaaagaattttaaaagctCTTCGTTTAACAAA ATCAGATCTGACAAGAGCAGTAGATTGGTTAATAGAACATCAAGATGATCcagaagatgatgatgatggtgatgctgatggtgatggtgatgatgatgatgatgagttGTTAGCTATTGAAAGAGACAATGATAAACATGTTACAGGTCCCAGTTCATCTACTGGTTCAAAAAACAAGTCTTTCAAAGAAACATGTACTGAATTATTTACAGGAG GTTCACCAAAGGAGGGAAACTTACTTAGCATCCTAGATCTTTTGTTGCAAAGTTATTATCGTGATAAGAAAATAAACTTCAAACCTAACTCTAAAGCAAAACAGTTACTTTTGGAAATGGGATTTGACGAGAAAAGTATTGTTGATGCACTGAAGATTACTGGGAATAATCTAGCTAATGCT TGTGAATGGTTGCTTGGAGATAGGGGACATAGTTTACAAGATTTAGATGAAGGCCTTGATCCAGAGAGTCCAATTTATAATGCAATTATGAATAATCCACACATTCAACTTAATCTTACAAAGTCTAAAATGTTCTTAG TGTATTTATCTATAATAGAATTTCCAACAACAATAAATATGTGGATTCATGTTCCACATGTTCTTGATCAAATACTTCAAATTTATCAGGATAAAAAACATTCCAATCATGTAAATCAATATGCAG GACATTTTGTGCACGTGTCACCACAGCAATCTTCACCATAG
- the Kpc2 gene encoding kip1 ubiquitination-promoting complex subunit 2 isoform X7 — translation MAVTVSPKHFSINIISLEGNIANITVKPDFTIEKTKTMVMKHLYGNDKTKIPSKFRLIHSSKFKQLIDSNSINDEQINEHDTLMLVEVRPVPGKENLSDKALKGPNQAAILQATSDLPIINPPRFISPIECLADVNFQNEIRQILISLVKASAKSLMYSSESQEIYNVLKDKLQIKCNQINDENSIKELMGKGYSRKRILKALRLTKSDLTRAVDWLIEHQDDPEDDDDGDADGDGDDDDDELLAIERDNDKHVTGPSSSTGSKNKSFKETCTELFTGGSPKEGNLLSILDLLLQSYYRDKKINFKPNSKAKQLLLEMGFDEKSIVDALKITGNNLANADILCTCHHSNLHHRISWCRQECYFL, via the exons ATGGCAGTTACCGTATCGCCAAagcatttttctattaatattataag CCTTGAAGGTAATATTGCAAACATTACTGTAAAACCAGACTTTACCATTGAGAAAACGAAAACAATggtaatgaaacatttatatggCAATGACAAGACAAAAATCCCTTCTAAATTCCGATTAATACATTCATCTAAATTTAAACAACTTATAGATAGTAATAGTATAAATGATGAGCAAATAAATGAACATG ATACATTAATGTTAGTAGAAGTTCGTCCAGTACctggaaaagaaaatttatcagATAAAGCTTTGAAAGGTCCAAACCAGGCAGCAATATTACAAGCAACTAGTGATTTACCTATAATTAATCCACCTCGTTTCATTTCACCGATTGAATGTCTTGCAGATGtaaat tttcagaATGAaatacgacaaattttaatatcaCTTGTAAAAGCATCTGCAAAATCTTTAATGTATAGTTCAGAATCACAGgagatttataatgttttgaagGATAAGTTACAAATCAAATGTAATCAAATTAATgatgaaaattctataaaagaacTAATGGGAAAGGGTTATTCtcgtaaaagaattttaaaagctCTTCGTTTAACAAA ATCAGATCTGACAAGAGCAGTAGATTGGTTAATAGAACATCAAGATGATCcagaagatgatgatgatggtgatgctgatggtgatggtgatgatgatgatgatgagttGTTAGCTATTGAAAGAGACAATGATAAACATGTTACAGGTCCCAGTTCATCTACTGGTTCAAAAAACAAGTCTTTCAAAGAAACATGTACTGAATTATTTACAGGAG GTTCACCAAAGGAGGGAAACTTACTTAGCATCCTAGATCTTTTGTTGCAAAGTTATTATCGTGATAAGAAAATAAACTTCAAACCTAACTCTAAAGCAAAACAGTTACTTTTGGAAATGGGATTTGACGAGAAAAGTATTGTTGATGCACTGAAGATTACTGGGAATAATCTAGCTAATGCT GACATTTTGTGCACGTGTCACCACAGCAATCTTCACCATAGAATATCGTGGTGTAGACAGGAATGTTACTTTCTGTAA